TTTGCTCCTTGCTTTTTCAATTCATTAGCTGCTTCCGTTAAAGTTCCTGCTGTATCTACTATGTCATCAATTATAATAGCAAATTTATCTTTTACATTTCCTATTATATGAACGACTTCACAATGATTTGGTTCAGGTCTTCTTTTATCTACAATCGCAATTGGTATATTAGAACTAATCTTTTTTGCAATAGCTCTTGAAACCTCAACTCTTCCTACGTCAGGAGAAACAATTACAATTTCCTCTTCTGATAATTTCATCTCTTTTATGTGTTTGATGAATACGGGAGCTGCAAAAAGATGATCCACAGGAATATCAAAAAAGCCAGCTATCTGAGGCGCGTGTAAGTCAATAGTTAAGATTCTATCAGCCCCTGAAGTCTCCAATAAATTTGCAAATAGTTTAGCGGAAATTGGGACTCGAGGTTTGTCTTTTTTCTCTTGCCTTCCATATCCATAATAAGGTATAACAGCTGTTATTCTCCCCGTTGAAGCTCGGCGTAAAGCATCAATCATTAGTAAAAGCTCTATAAGATTCTCTGCTGGAGGATTTGTAGATTGAACAACAAAAACATCTCTCCCTCTAACATTTTCCTTTATCTGGACAAAAATTTCTCCATCGGAAAATTTCTTTCTTTCAATGGAAGATAAAGATATATTAAGGTATCTAGCAATCCCTTCCGCTAATTTTAAACTCCCTGAACCTGAAAAAACTTTTAGCTCCATTTTTATTTTATATCTGGGGCGGTAGGATTCGAACCTACGAATGCGAGACCCAAAATCTCGTGCCTTGCCGCTTGGCGACGCCCCAAATTTCTTAAATATAACTTAAAATTTTACCTAAAATCCTTCTGCGTTACTTCCCTGAATATCAGCTTGGTAGTTAGATGCTTCCTCCTTTGATCCCTTATTCTCTATGTTAATGTTATCCTCTGGAGCTTCAAAATCTTCCTGCTCAATTTTAGAACTTCTTGGCTTTCTGCCTTCTTCTTCACATTTCTTGTAATACTTCTCAAGAACAATTCTTTCCAGTTTCTTTCTCATATTGTTATTTATCGGATGTGCGATATCTCTAAAAACTCCATCTCTCCCTTTTCTGGAAGGCATAGCCACAAAAAGTCCTTTCTTTCCTTCAATAACCTTCATTCCTCTAACAACGAAGTCGTCATCAAAGGTGACATTTACAAAAGCCTTTAATCTAGGTTCATCTCTTAATGTTACACGTACTTCTGTGAGTTCCATTTAGTCCTCCTTTTGTTTTAACAAGGTGAAGTACTCTTTACGGGAGATACTATGGCAGCTAATTACATTGCATTCTTTCTCTATATCTCCCACCATAAAGTTGGAACTTTCTGATCCAAGTATAGCAAATATAACAGGACCAGAACCACTTAACATAACATTTATTGGTTTCATTCTTTTTAAGCTTTTCATAATTTCTCTTAAATAAGGGTATTTTTGTCTTATTACTTCCCAAAAAGAATTACGTAACTTACTCAAACTTTCCTTTTTCCCTTCTTGCATTTCTTGAAGTATAAATCTTAAATCCTCATTTGTCAAGTGTTTTTTTTTATAATTATCCCACCAGGTATAAGCATCTTTTGTAGCTATCCGAAACCTAGGAATTACAAGAAGAAAATTAAGAATGGGAATATCTTTTACCCACTCAACCTCCTCCCCTCTACCTTTAACAAGGGCTGTCCCTCCTTTTAAGAAAAAAGGAACATCAGAACCAAGTTTTTTGGCATCCTCTAATAGTTCTTCCATATTTTTAGGATACCCTAAAAGTTTGTTTAAAGTCAAAAGAGTCACACCTGCATTTGAGCTACCTCCACCCAATCCAGCTCCTATTGGTATTCTTTTTTCAACTTTTATTTTAACGCCTAAAGATTTAATCTTATCTTTAAATAGTTGAGCTGCTTTATAAATCAAATTAGAAGAATCCTTTGGAAAATCTGGCTCATCACAAATTATTTCTATTTGGCTTCCTTCTAACTTAAAAGAGAGTAAATCTTTTAGAGATATTGTCTGAAAAATAGACTCAATAGAATGAAAACCATCCTCTCTTTTCTCTTTAATATAAAGGCCAAGGTTTACTTTAGCAAAAGACGGAACCGTAATCCACTCCATATTGGGTTAACTTTTATTTTTCTTGAAGCTTCTCAATCAATAAGTCTACTTTTGAAGCATCTCCAGGATACAACTCCTTCCATAAATTAAGTAGTTTTATTGCGCACTTTGGTTCGTATCTCATAACAACAAAAAATGTAGTCTCCAAGGCAACAGAATCTTTGCTAAGCTCTATGAGCACCTCTTTCAATTTGTTAGAATCATTATAATAAAGCTTAACGAGACCCACATAACCTAAAGGTTTATATTCTTCGTCCTTAAGTAATAATTCAAAACTCCTTTTGGCTTCCTCAAAATCCTTTTCAGCTTCCTCTATATTCATTTCTCCCTTGAAAAGATGCATTTCCCCTCTTAGAAGATGCAAGGCAGGATATTTTTTATATAAATAAAGAAGAGAATCACAAAAATCAGTAGCTCTTCTTTCTTCCTTAATAAGTGAGTATATTTTTTTAAGATTTTCTGCTACAGAAGTAGTAACTCCAATAGAGAGTTTGGAATCTATAGAGAAAAGGAAAGCCTTTTTAAAAATTTCTTCTAACAAAATGAGTGTATCCCTTTCCGCCTGAGATAACTCTTTTCTATTGATAAATTTTTGAAGAGCATATTCACCAAAATTTAAATAAAGAAAAGAGTGATTGCCTAATGGCTGTTTCTCAGCTGGCCCTGTATAAATATTAGGATTTTCACAATAACTTGTCTTAAATTTGTTTACAAGATTATCAAACATTCTCTCGTAATTTACCAATCTCTTTCCCTTCTTTCCAACAAGACGATAAGCGAAGCCTTCTAACTCAAGATGGCGACCAAAGACTCTTGTAGAGTAAGTCTCTACAGGGAAAGAAAAATAAATATTAATAGAAGGATTGAAATCTTCTTTTATATACTTGTTAACAAAAGAATCCGCAGGAATAAGGAAATCTTCAGAAGAAGGTGTTATTCCAAGAGATGAAAGGATAATATTTCTTACCACAATGTCTGAGACTCGAAGCCATTTACGATCCTCAGTCATTATAGGGGCAATGTTTTCTATAACCCAATCCTCAAATTCCAAGTTTGTTAATCCTTCTCTTTTCTCACTATGATATTTTCTTTCAATCCCTGTTCCCCTAAAAGGAGAATCAAAATCCATAGGGATACCACTAAGCTTTAGTTGTTTTATATACCATGAGGTATTCATTAGAGAGAAATTTGCTATTCGAACACCCTTCTTGTTCACAGGATCAAACTTCCTAAAGGATTTCACTTCCTGAAGGAACCAAACAGGAAAAGTATCATTATCTCCATAAGTAAAGAGAATTGAATTATCCTCAGGTGTTATCAACAAATTATGAGCATAATCTGAAGCAATCCAATCTCCTCTCCTATTTACATGACTTTTTATATTAGAAATCAATGGCAAAAAACCAAGAAGGAAAGCCAATCCTAAAATGAAATAACTGGATAAAGCCTTTCTTTTCTTTATCTCTTCGTATAAAGAATATAAACCAATTGATACATAAAACATAAATAGAAAGAAAGCAGGCGCCCAGAAATAGTCTCTCTCTCTAACTTCTCTATCTTGATGAGCTGGATTGGGATCAGAGGGGGAGAATTTTAAATTGAGATAGGTAACAAGCCCAAGGGTTAAAAGAATATACAAAATAAAGAATAACCAAAAAGAGTCTTTATCCCTTTTAAAATGGGCATAAATCCCCAAAAGCCCTAAAAAAACATATAAATATGTTCCTAC
This candidate division WOR-3 bacterium DNA region includes the following protein-coding sequences:
- a CDS encoding ribose-phosphate pyrophosphokinase: MELKVFSGSGSLKLAEGIARYLNISLSSIERKKFSDGEIFVQIKENVRGRDVFVVQSTNPPAENLIELLLMIDALRRASTGRITAVIPYYGYGRQEKKDKPRVPISAKLFANLLETSGADRILTIDLHAPQIAGFFDIPVDHLFAAPVFIKHIKEMKLSEEEIVIVSPDVGRVEVSRAIAKKISSNIPIAIVDKRRPEPNHCEVVHIIGNVKDKFAIIIDDIVDTAGTLTEAANELKKQGAKSIYGYITHPVLSGEAIRKINSSALDKLVVTDTIPLNDKRSEKIEVVSVAELLSEAIIRIHKNQSVSSLFV
- the spoVG gene encoding septation regulator SpoVG, producing the protein MELTEVRVTLRDEPRLKAFVNVTFDDDFVVRGMKVIEGKKGLFVAMPSRKGRDGVFRDIAHPINNNMRKKLERIVLEKYYKKCEEEGRKPRSSKIEQEDFEAPEDNINIENKGSKEEASNYQADIQGSNAEGF
- the ispE gene encoding 4-(cytidine 5'-diphospho)-2-C-methyl-D-erythritol kinase codes for the protein MEWITVPSFAKVNLGLYIKEKREDGFHSIESIFQTISLKDLLSFKLEGSQIEIICDEPDFPKDSSNLIYKAAQLFKDKIKSLGVKIKVEKRIPIGAGLGGGSSNAGVTLLTLNKLLGYPKNMEELLEDAKKLGSDVPFFLKGGTALVKGRGEEVEWVKDIPILNFLLVIPRFRIATKDAYTWWDNYKKKHLTNEDLRFILQEMQEGKKESLSKLRNSFWEVIRQKYPYLREIMKSLKRMKPINVMLSGSGPVIFAILGSESSNFMVGDIEKECNVISCHSISRKEYFTLLKQKED
- a CDS encoding DUF2723 domain-containing protein, yielding MSFCREKIVGFLIVFVILLSIYLYTIAPTVPLWDCGEFIACSHILGVPHPPGTPFYVIIGRVFDIFLPFKEVAKRVNFISALSSALAGGFLYIVILLVFQRFRENKGKKLSLAHHLFAIFSSIGAGLCFSVWDSSVEAEVYTPSILIIILCLWLILYWDDKRGTRGYNNYLWLVVYLISLSFGIHLLPLLLIPAVLIFVIIRNPKAFKNPKLICFSIILILVGVSTYCYLMIRAKANPSINEADPSTLSALWDVISREQYGPMKILPRKTQIDTHLSTFVAFFEQVKIFFKYFSWQFFPYPRELTNNLLKYSSIVGTYLYVFLGLLGIYAHFKRDKDSFWLFFILYILLTLGLVTYLNLKFSPSDPNPAHQDREVRERDYFWAPAFFLFMFYVSIGLYSLYEEIKKRKALSSYFILGLAFLLGFLPLISNIKSHVNRRGDWIASDYAHNLLITPEDNSILFTYGDNDTFPVWFLQEVKSFRKFDPVNKKGVRIANFSLMNTSWYIKQLKLSGIPMDFDSPFRGTGIERKYHSEKREGLTNLEFEDWVIENIAPIMTEDRKWLRVSDIVVRNIILSSLGITPSSEDFLIPADSFVNKYIKEDFNPSINIYFSFPVETYSTRVFGRHLELEGFAYRLVGKKGKRLVNYERMFDNLVNKFKTSYCENPNIYTGPAEKQPLGNHSFLYLNFGEYALQKFINRKELSQAERDTLILLEEIFKKAFLFSIDSKLSIGVTTSVAENLKKIYSLIKEERRATDFCDSLLYLYKKYPALHLLRGEMHLFKGEMNIEEAEKDFEEAKRSFELLLKDEEYKPLGYVGLVKLYYNDSNKLKEVLIELSKDSVALETTFFVVMRYEPKCAIKLLNLWKELYPGDASKVDLLIEKLQEK